In Phreatobacter oligotrophus, the following are encoded in one genomic region:
- a CDS encoding DUF3237 domain-containing protein — MPAPRLVPVFSIAAAVAPAVEVGVTPLGERRLIPILGGEVTGPRLTGTVLPGGTDYQSIRDEGLADIHARYVIETPEGARIYVENTGIRRGPPDLIARLRRGETVDASQIYFRTVPRFETASPDHLWLMRSIFVCIGTRLPDRVLLDVYEVD, encoded by the coding sequence ATGCCCGCCCCGCGCCTTGTTCCCGTCTTCTCCATCGCCGCCGCGGTCGCGCCGGCCGTCGAGGTCGGCGTCACGCCGCTCGGCGAACGCCGGCTCATCCCCATCCTCGGCGGCGAGGTGACGGGACCCCGCCTCACCGGCACGGTGCTGCCCGGCGGCACCGACTACCAGTCGATCCGCGACGAGGGCCTCGCCGACATCCACGCCCGCTACGTCATCGAGACGCCCGAGGGCGCGCGCATCTATGTCGAGAACACCGGCATCCGCCGCGGCCCGCCCGACCTCATCGCCCGCCTGCGCCGCGGCGAGACGGTGGATGCGTCCCAGATCTACTTCCGCACCGTGCCGCGTTTCGAGACCGCCTCGCCCGACCATCTCTGGCTGATGCGGTCCATCTTCGTCTGCATCGGCACGCGCCTGCCCGACCGCGTCCTCCTCGACGTCTACGAGGTGGACTGA